A stretch of the Amycolatopsis sp. BJA-103 genome encodes the following:
- a CDS encoding S8 family peptidase, which yields MQKARITLGLVAIAAALATVSPAASAATPESDVVQARQPIAGRYIVVLRDGAQAAAQGGAASLTQRYGGAVVDTYALTLNGFSVRDLSERQARRLAADPAVRTVHQDGVARAAGEQPNPPSWGLDQIDQRTKTLDKKYVYPNGGEGVTAYVVDSGVGIQHAEFEGRGAHGRDFIDNDNDASDCFWHGSHVAGTIAGKTVGVAKKAKVVAVRSLGCGGSGPDSATVSGLEWVAANGVKPAVVNLSLVMDTLGVGDAQVKALVDKGFVVAVAAGNNGQDACTASPGRTPEALTVGWINQGGGRSGNYGKCVDLFAPGGNIYSTDHTGGFRTGSGTSMASPHGAGAAALYLAANPGATPQQVRDALVRNASPGLVTDPGAGSPDALLYTGFIGGGTPTKCGVKSNDEDVSIPDAGATVGSTVTQSGCDGNAPASLAVRVDIDHSYSADLAIDLIGPSGATLPVKPAGGIGEAGGVHQTFTVNASGENANGTWKLQVRDVHRFDTGTLTGWSVTF from the coding sequence ATGCAGAAGGCCCGGATAACTCTAGGTCTGGTCGCCATCGCGGCCGCACTGGCGACGGTGAGTCCCGCCGCGTCGGCCGCGACGCCCGAAAGCGATGTCGTGCAAGCCCGGCAGCCCATCGCCGGTCGCTACATAGTGGTCCTCCGGGACGGCGCGCAGGCGGCCGCTCAGGGCGGGGCCGCCTCGTTGACCCAGCGCTACGGCGGTGCGGTCGTCGACACCTACGCGTTGACCCTGAACGGTTTTTCGGTCCGGGACCTGAGCGAGCGGCAGGCCCGGCGACTGGCCGCCGACCCGGCCGTGCGGACGGTGCACCAGGACGGCGTCGCACGTGCCGCCGGCGAACAACCGAACCCGCCGTCGTGGGGGCTGGACCAGATCGACCAGCGCACCAAGACCCTGGACAAGAAGTACGTCTACCCCAACGGTGGCGAGGGTGTCACCGCGTACGTCGTCGACTCCGGGGTGGGTATCCAGCACGCCGAGTTCGAGGGCCGGGGAGCGCACGGCCGCGATTTCATCGACAACGACAACGACGCGAGCGACTGCTTCTGGCACGGCTCCCACGTGGCGGGCACCATCGCGGGCAAAACCGTCGGCGTCGCCAAGAAGGCCAAAGTGGTCGCGGTCCGCTCTCTGGGCTGTGGTGGCTCCGGACCGGATTCGGCGACCGTGAGCGGGCTGGAATGGGTGGCCGCCAACGGAGTCAAACCGGCCGTGGTCAACCTGAGCCTGGTCATGGACACCCTCGGCGTCGGGGACGCTCAAGTGAAAGCGTTGGTGGACAAAGGTTTCGTGGTCGCCGTCGCCGCGGGCAACAACGGACAGGACGCCTGCACGGCCAGCCCCGGCCGGACTCCCGAAGCGTTGACCGTCGGCTGGATCAACCAGGGCGGCGGCCGGAGCGGGAACTACGGGAAGTGTGTCGACCTGTTCGCGCCGGGCGGCAACATCTACTCCACCGACCACACCGGCGGCTTCCGTACCGGCAGCGGCACCTCGATGGCCTCACCGCACGGCGCGGGGGCGGCGGCGCTGTACCTCGCCGCGAATCCCGGCGCGACACCGCAGCAGGTACGCGACGCGCTCGTCCGCAACGCCTCGCCGGGGCTGGTGACCGATCCCGGCGCGGGCTCGCCGGACGCGTTGCTCTACACCGGGTTCATCGGCGGCGGCACACCGACCAAGTGTGGCGTCAAGTCCAACGACGAGGACGTGTCCATTCCCGACGCCGGGGCCACCGTGGGCAGCACCGTGACCCAGAGCGGCTGCGACGGCAACGCTCCGGCGAGCTTGGCCGTCCGGGTGGACATCGACCACAGCTACTCGGCGGACCTGGCGATCGACCTGATCGGACCGAGCGGGGCCACGCTGCCCGTCAAACCGGCGGGCGGGATCGGCGAGGCGGGCGGTGTGCACCAGACCTTCACCGTGAACGCCTCCGGCGAAAACGCCAACGGCACTTGGAAGCTTCAGGTGCGCGACGTCCACCGCTTCGACACCGGCACCTTGACCGGCTGGTCGGTCACGTTCTGA
- a CDS encoding tetratricopeptide repeat protein, translating to MSDFDRTPADDADALERTLDLAWELFAAQPEHPKVAELALQVLAAQPQRSSVSLLLGNHREFCGEADEARRLYLQVAGRRDGQFVNAARALRHLAFAERDHPEALRWADTVLAEEHEDWDDWMELGSAQALCGEHEEGWRQLDEAVALCSRTVPDELPKALGKRGVYLLGSLAPVDRFVHAAEEAIRADAANSWVALMLGWSYLVQYRFTDAEQLGLRLLREDPTEDLAQNLVGTARTMLRVAENAQAKDITLEDIRRTGVIELGWQQLRDRMLGTDLASALAALNDVLPADLRATLRPGISISDETEADKIGSMVAEDLVAWHDGQQPGSGSAWGLAEPFRLLSAAEIIAMSAEIEADQAAHPDWPENEVWEQVMTDDAGAYLVAVAFGTVVKRRPGHPDEPVAASMADWVWDRVAGFGGPDPRPAPRKADELPG from the coding sequence ATGAGCGACTTCGATCGCACGCCCGCCGACGACGCGGATGCCCTGGAGCGGACCCTGGACCTGGCCTGGGAGCTTTTCGCGGCACAGCCGGAGCATCCCAAGGTCGCCGAGCTGGCGCTGCAGGTGCTCGCGGCCCAGCCTCAGCGGAGCAGCGTTTCGCTGTTGCTCGGCAATCACCGCGAGTTCTGCGGCGAGGCTGACGAGGCACGCCGTCTTTACCTCCAGGTGGCAGGTCGCCGCGACGGCCAGTTCGTCAACGCGGCTCGTGCCCTTCGGCATCTGGCGTTCGCCGAGCGCGATCATCCCGAGGCGCTCCGGTGGGCGGACACCGTGCTGGCCGAGGAGCACGAGGACTGGGACGACTGGATGGAGCTGGGATCCGCCCAGGCGCTCTGCGGGGAGCACGAGGAAGGGTGGCGCCAACTCGACGAGGCGGTCGCCCTGTGCTCCCGGACGGTGCCGGACGAACTGCCCAAGGCGCTCGGGAAACGCGGGGTGTACCTGCTGGGGAGCCTCGCACCGGTCGACCGGTTCGTCCACGCGGCGGAAGAGGCCATCCGGGCCGACGCGGCGAACTCGTGGGTCGCTCTGATGCTCGGCTGGTCCTACCTGGTGCAATACCGGTTCACCGACGCCGAACAACTCGGTCTGCGGCTGCTGCGCGAGGATCCGACCGAGGATCTGGCGCAGAACCTCGTGGGGACGGCACGGACGATGCTGCGGGTCGCCGAGAACGCTCAAGCCAAAGACATCACCCTCGAGGACATCCGCCGCACCGGGGTGATCGAGCTGGGGTGGCAGCAACTGCGCGACCGGATGCTCGGTACCGACCTGGCTTCCGCGCTGGCGGCGCTGAACGACGTGCTGCCCGCCGACCTGCGTGCCACCCTGCGACCGGGAATCTCGATCTCCGATGAGACCGAGGCCGACAAGATCGGGTCCATGGTCGCGGAGGATCTGGTGGCCTGGCACGACGGCCAGCAGCCCGGCTCCGGCTCCGCCTGGGGCCTGGCCGAGCCGTTCCGCCTGCTGTCGGCGGCCGAGATCATCGCCATGAGCGCCGAGATCGAGGCCGACCAGGCAGCGCACCCCGACTGGCCCGAGAACGAGGTGTGGGAACAGGTGATGACCGACGACGCCGGGGCGTACCTGGTCGCCGTCGCGTTCGGGACCGTGGTCAAGCGCCGGCCCGGACACCCCGACGAGCCCGTCGCCGCGTCGATGGCGGATTGGGTCTGGGACCGGGTGGCGGGCTTCGGCGGGCCGGATCCGCGACCGGCACCCCGGAAGGCCGACGAGCTCCCGGGGTAG
- a CDS encoding ABC transporter ATP-binding protein produces the protein MSDLVFDAVSVRYGGRRGLTAVDDVGLTVPSGQVVGLVGESGSGKSTLARAAVGLSPVSAGRVLLGGVDVRKLPRRRPLQMVFQDPYSSLDPRMSIGESITEAIPRGVLPGRGARRDEVARLLELVNLDPDRAGHLPGQLSGGQRQRVALARALAGRPEVLIADEITSALDVSVQGAVLNLVRSVQRRLGLSMLFISHNLAVIRYLSDIVAVMYLGRIVEVGPAEQVLTDPRHPYTKDLLAAAPSAHTSLFDTGADEKTSDTEPADPHHPPGGCRYHTRCPVGPLVRADRELCLQADPTEGAAHRRHSAACHFSENESHPLAISRGASAP, from the coding sequence GTGAGTGATCTCGTCTTCGACGCGGTGAGCGTCCGGTACGGCGGGAGACGTGGTCTCACCGCGGTCGACGACGTCGGGCTGACCGTCCCTTCCGGACAGGTCGTCGGGCTCGTCGGTGAATCGGGATCGGGGAAGTCGACGCTGGCCCGCGCCGCCGTCGGGCTCTCCCCGGTCAGCGCCGGGCGGGTCCTGCTGGGCGGGGTGGATGTCCGGAAGCTGCCCCGTCGCCGTCCGCTGCAGATGGTGTTCCAGGACCCGTATTCCTCTTTGGACCCGCGGATGAGCATCGGCGAGTCGATCACCGAAGCGATCCCACGTGGCGTCCTCCCCGGCCGCGGCGCGCGCCGGGACGAGGTCGCCCGGCTCCTGGAACTGGTCAACCTCGACCCGGACCGCGCCGGACACCTGCCGGGCCAGCTTTCCGGCGGTCAGCGGCAACGCGTGGCGCTCGCCCGCGCGCTGGCCGGGCGGCCGGAGGTGCTGATCGCGGACGAGATCACCTCCGCGCTCGACGTCTCGGTGCAGGGCGCGGTGCTCAACCTCGTCCGGTCCGTGCAGCGGCGGCTCGGTCTGTCGATGCTGTTCATCTCGCACAACCTCGCGGTGATCCGCTATCTCAGCGACATCGTCGCGGTGATGTACCTCGGCCGGATCGTCGAGGTCGGGCCCGCCGAGCAGGTGCTCACCGATCCACGGCATCCGTACACCAAGGATCTGCTCGCCGCGGCACCTTCGGCGCACACCTCGTTGTTCGACACCGGCGCGGACGAGAAGACCTCCGACACCGAACCCGCGGACCCGCACCACCCGCCGGGTGGATGCCGGTACCACACCAGATGCCCGGTCGGACCGCTCGTGCGCGCCGACCGCGAACTCTGCCTCCAGGCGGACCCCACCGAAGGCGCGGCACACCGACGTCATTCGGCGGCCTGCCACTTCAGCGAAAACGAGAGCCACCCGCTCGCGATCTCCAGAGGAGCAAGCGCACCATGA
- a CDS encoding serine hydrolase domain-containing protein: MIGKLSLLVAATLLTQTFPAHAAQDSLHRAAQEIVDLGATGVQIRSVRDGRVRTVAAGVADLVTREPVSTEGRFRIGSTTKPFVATVLLQLVAEHRIRLDDPIEEHLPGLLPDGKTITVRMLLQHTSGLYEYLRGMPLTSDDFPKYRFKHFEPEDLIEIAAAKPLDFRPGTAYSYSNTNYVVLGMLIERITGRPWGAEVTERIFLPLGMDHSSAPGDRIRIPGRHARGYQQAGRSLVDVTEMNPSLAGSAGALISTTADLDRFVRALVGGRLLPRALFAEMTRPLPFTGGYALGLETRTTPCGVTLIGHSGGIPGYGTVAFASLDGTRRVLASLTFGHGPGDDAVRALVDKVVCA, translated from the coding sequence GTGATCGGAAAGCTGTCGCTCCTCGTCGCGGCCACCTTGCTCACGCAGACCTTCCCGGCGCACGCCGCCCAGGACTCGCTTCACCGGGCCGCACAAGAGATCGTCGACCTGGGCGCGACCGGCGTCCAGATCCGTTCGGTCCGGGACGGCCGGGTCCGGACGGTGGCCGCGGGGGTGGCCGATCTGGTCACCCGCGAGCCGGTTTCCACCGAGGGACGGTTCCGGATCGGCAGTACCACCAAGCCGTTCGTCGCGACCGTCCTCCTGCAACTGGTGGCGGAGCACCGGATCCGGCTGGACGACCCGATCGAGGAGCACCTTCCCGGGCTCCTGCCGGACGGGAAGACGATCACCGTCCGGATGCTGCTCCAGCACACCAGCGGACTGTACGAGTACCTCCGCGGCATGCCACTGACGAGCGACGACTTCCCGAAGTACCGCTTCAAGCACTTCGAACCCGAGGACCTCATCGAGATCGCCGCCGCGAAGCCCCTGGACTTCCGGCCGGGCACCGCCTATTCCTACTCCAACACGAACTATGTCGTGCTGGGCATGCTGATCGAGCGGATCACCGGACGGCCTTGGGGCGCCGAGGTGACCGAGCGGATCTTCCTGCCACTGGGCATGGACCACAGTTCCGCGCCCGGGGACCGGATCCGCATCCCCGGCAGGCACGCCCGCGGGTACCAGCAGGCCGGTCGGTCCCTTGTGGACGTGACCGAGATGAATCCCAGCCTGGCGGGTTCCGCCGGGGCCCTGATTTCGACGACGGCCGACCTCGACAGGTTCGTCCGGGCCTTGGTGGGCGGGAGACTGCTCCCCCGCGCGCTGTTCGCCGAGATGACCCGGCCCCTGCCGTTCACCGGCGGGTACGCGCTCGGGCTCGAAACGCGGACGACGCCGTGCGGCGTGACCTTGATCGGCCACAGTGGCGGCATTCCCGGCTACGGCACCGTCGCTTTCGCCAGTCTCGACGGGACACGCAGGGTACTGGCTTCGTTGACCTTCGGGCACGGTCCCGGCGACGACGCCGTCCGCGCCCTCGTCGACAAGGTCGTCTGCGCCTGA
- a CDS encoding serine hydrolase, with amino-acid sequence MTRRLGLDDLYAIAVPSQPSLSPDGGRIVYVLRMANREEDRNETTLWEVGSTSGEARQLTRGTADLAPTWAPDGTRIAFLRAQDGPPQLWFLPSSGGEAERITELPLGAGAPVWSPDGGKIAFSAAVDLADGEPAPNAPVVADRLDFKADGAGLIKTIRKHLHVLDVATREVRQVTFGDWHAGDPAWSPDGTHLAFSAGRDTDADLTFRSGAYVLDVTAKTAEPRLIGSGEGMAGPVTWTADGRELLVAGRGDTEVGHLGLLRVPLDGGDAVDLTASLDRNVMFGGAGYPGALPKLTADGGSVLFGLRDRGCTHLYRVDVDGGNPRAVLAGADRVVSGMDLAGDKAVVVLATGTSYGEIATVDPATGAVDVRTEHGASVADVDLFVHDEREFTIGDGTVVHGWLLRDPARSGAAPLLLDIHGGPHNAWNGAADWIHLYHQALVARGWAVLLLNPRGSDGYGEDFFTGAVGGWGTADSRDFLEPLDRLVAEGVADADRLAVAGYSYGGFMTCYLTSRDNRFAAAVAGGVVSDLTSMEGTSDAGYYLAVGELGGASWDKANAEFSPFAKVADVRTPTLVVQGTEDERCPVGQAEQWFGALRARGVPARMVLYPGASHLFILDGPPSHRLDFNRRVLDWVEQYAGPVDGVSRVPIDVAHWRRRLAELARKYGVPGAALGIVRVGEDGRQDVEVHASFGVLNTATGVEVTEDSVFQIGSVSKVWTSTVVMQLVDEGLLDLDAPIADVVPELRLADPDVAKQVTMRHLLTHTSGIDGDVFTDTGRGDDCLERYVEILDQAAQNHPLGETFSYCNSGFVLMGRVIEKLTGLTWDAAMREKLFAPLGLTHTVTLPEEALMYRAAVGHVAGADEEPKPAPIWGLPRNMGPAGLITATTKDVLGFARLHLTGGLTPSGDRILTTASATAMAEKQAEIPDKHSLGDSWGLGWIRDDWSGRRVIGHDGNTIGQSAFLRLLPDQGLAVTLLTNGGNTRDLYVELYREIFAELADVAMPRPLEPPATPVTVDGSKHVGVYERAGVLMEVLADGDGIRLRQTVTGPLADLMPEKTMEFALVPVTDSLYVCREEGARTWMPVTFYSLPTGEQYMHYGVRATPKVS; translated from the coding sequence ATGACCCGACGTCTCGGTCTCGACGACCTGTACGCGATCGCCGTCCCCAGTCAACCTTCGCTGTCACCGGACGGCGGCCGGATCGTCTACGTCCTGCGCATGGCGAACCGCGAAGAGGACCGGAACGAGACCACGCTCTGGGAGGTCGGCTCGACCTCCGGAGAAGCCCGGCAGCTCACGCGCGGAACCGCCGACCTGGCCCCCACCTGGGCGCCGGACGGCACCCGGATCGCGTTCCTCCGCGCCCAGGACGGTCCGCCGCAGCTGTGGTTCCTGCCGTCGTCGGGCGGGGAAGCCGAACGGATCACCGAACTGCCGCTCGGGGCGGGCGCTCCGGTGTGGAGCCCGGACGGCGGCAAGATCGCCTTCTCGGCCGCCGTCGACCTGGCGGACGGCGAACCCGCGCCGAACGCCCCGGTGGTGGCGGACCGGCTGGACTTCAAGGCCGACGGCGCCGGGCTGATCAAGACCATCCGCAAGCACCTGCACGTCCTCGACGTCGCCACCCGCGAGGTCCGGCAGGTCACCTTCGGCGATTGGCACGCCGGCGACCCCGCCTGGTCGCCCGACGGCACGCACCTGGCGTTCTCCGCCGGACGGGACACCGACGCCGACCTGACCTTCCGTTCCGGTGCCTATGTTCTCGACGTGACCGCGAAGACCGCCGAACCGCGGCTGATCGGCTCCGGCGAAGGCATGGCGGGTCCGGTCACCTGGACCGCCGACGGCCGCGAACTCCTGGTGGCGGGCCGCGGTGACACCGAAGTCGGCCACCTCGGGCTGCTGCGGGTCCCGCTCGACGGCGGCGACGCAGTCGATCTGACGGCTTCGCTGGACCGCAACGTGATGTTCGGCGGTGCGGGCTACCCGGGCGCGCTCCCGAAGCTGACCGCGGACGGCGGTTCCGTGCTGTTCGGCCTTCGTGACCGCGGCTGCACCCATCTGTACCGAGTGGACGTCGACGGCGGAAACCCGCGCGCGGTACTGGCGGGCGCCGACCGCGTCGTGTCCGGAATGGACCTCGCGGGCGACAAGGCCGTGGTCGTCCTGGCCACGGGCACTTCGTACGGCGAGATCGCCACCGTCGACCCGGCCACGGGTGCCGTCGACGTGCGCACCGAGCACGGCGCCTCGGTCGCCGACGTCGACCTTTTCGTGCACGATGAACGGGAATTCACCATCGGCGACGGGACCGTCGTCCACGGCTGGCTGCTGCGGGACCCGGCCCGATCCGGCGCCGCGCCGCTGCTGCTCGACATCCACGGCGGCCCGCACAACGCCTGGAACGGCGCGGCCGACTGGATCCACCTCTATCACCAGGCGCTCGTCGCGCGCGGCTGGGCGGTCCTGCTGCTCAACCCGCGGGGCAGCGACGGCTATGGCGAGGACTTCTTCACCGGCGCCGTCGGCGGATGGGGCACCGCGGACTCCCGTGACTTCCTCGAACCACTGGACCGGCTGGTCGCCGAAGGGGTCGCCGACGCGGACCGCCTCGCTGTGGCGGGCTACAGCTATGGCGGGTTCATGACCTGCTACCTGACCAGCCGCGACAACCGCTTCGCCGCCGCCGTCGCCGGTGGTGTGGTCAGCGACCTGACCAGCATGGAGGGCACCTCCGACGCCGGGTACTACCTGGCCGTCGGCGAGCTCGGCGGCGCGTCGTGGGACAAGGCCAACGCGGAGTTCTCGCCGTTCGCCAAGGTCGCCGACGTGCGGACGCCGACGCTGGTCGTCCAGGGCACGGAAGACGAGCGGTGCCCGGTCGGCCAGGCCGAGCAGTGGTTCGGTGCCCTGCGTGCGCGCGGCGTCCCGGCCCGGATGGTGCTGTACCCGGGCGCGTCTCATCTGTTCATCCTCGACGGCCCGCCCTCGCACCGTCTCGACTTCAACCGGCGGGTCCTCGACTGGGTCGAGCAGTACGCGGGACCGGTGGACGGGGTGTCGCGGGTGCCGATCGACGTCGCGCACTGGCGGCGCCGTCTGGCCGAACTGGCGCGCAAGTACGGCGTCCCCGGTGCGGCACTGGGCATCGTGCGGGTCGGGGAGGACGGCAGGCAAGACGTAGAGGTGCACGCCTCCTTCGGTGTGCTCAACACGGCGACCGGCGTGGAGGTCACCGAGGATTCGGTGTTCCAGATCGGTTCGGTCTCCAAGGTGTGGACCTCGACCGTGGTGATGCAGCTGGTCGACGAGGGCCTCCTCGATCTGGACGCGCCGATCGCCGACGTCGTCCCGGAACTGCGGCTGGCCGACCCGGACGTCGCCAAGCAGGTGACCATGCGGCATCTGCTGACGCACACCAGCGGGATCGACGGCGACGTCTTCACCGACACCGGCCGCGGCGACGACTGCCTCGAGCGCTACGTCGAAATCCTCGACCAGGCCGCGCAGAACCATCCGTTGGGCGAGACGTTCTCCTACTGCAACTCGGGTTTCGTGCTCATGGGCCGGGTGATCGAGAAGCTCACCGGGCTCACCTGGGACGCCGCGATGCGGGAGAAGCTGTTCGCCCCGCTCGGCCTCACCCACACCGTGACCCTTCCCGAGGAAGCGCTGATGTACCGCGCGGCCGTCGGTCACGTCGCGGGCGCGGACGAGGAACCGAAGCCGGCGCCCATCTGGGGGCTGCCGCGGAACATGGGCCCGGCAGGACTGATCACCGCCACGACCAAGGACGTGCTCGGGTTCGCCCGGCTGCACCTGACCGGCGGTCTCACCCCGTCCGGTGACCGGATCCTGACGACGGCGTCCGCCACCGCGATGGCCGAGAAGCAGGCCGAGATCCCCGACAAGCACTCGCTCGGTGACTCCTGGGGGCTCGGCTGGATCCGCGACGACTGGAGCGGACGGCGGGTCATCGGCCACGACGGCAACACGATCGGGCAATCGGCGTTCCTGCGGCTGCTGCCCGATCAAGGGCTCGCCGTCACGCTGCTCACCAACGGCGGCAACACCCGCGACCTGTACGTGGAGCTGTACCGGGAGATCTTCGCCGAACTCGCCGACGTGGCGATGCCGCGGCCGCTGGAGCCGCCCGCGACTCCGGTCACCGTGGACGGTTCGAAGCACGTCGGTGTCTACGAACGGGCCGGTGTGCTGATGGAGGTCCTGGCCGACGGGGACGGGATCCGGCTCCGGCAGACCGTCACGGGTCCGCTGGCCGATCTCATGCCGGAGAAGACGATGGAGTTCGCCCTGGTCCCGGTGACCGACTCGCTCTACGTCTGCCGTGAGGAGGGTGCGCGGACGTGGATGCCGGTCACGTTCTACTCGTTGCCGACGGGTGAGCAGTACATGCACTACGGCGTGCGCGCGACGCCGAAGGTCTCCTGA
- a CDS encoding ATP-binding protein — MTDADRSDGFLEVIAREVEADPGNLALREDFITLLLEQDPDRAATELTAFGAHGGDPARIRLLRARLMAARLRTSNPPPAETVPSPADGDRQYGGAAVAASLWDTERPAVTLSDVAGLADVKRHLDTTFLAPLRNPGLAAAFGQKPGGSLLMYGPPGCGKTFIARAIAGDLGASFIHVTLADLLSRWIGESEKAIQSVFRDARAAAPCVIFFDEFDALGGRRTSGGGGSHSMRMLVTQLLEELDGVDGANDGVYFLTATNRPWDIDSALRRPGRIDKTVLVLPPDAVARAAIVQSTLAGKPSDDVDVVAVAAATEGFSGADLGHLTTTVLQQAMVESMSKGELTPVTTAALLAAAGGIIPSTTSWFDQVAPVLEYGVDDGTFDQLRAYRVKRGMR; from the coding sequence GTGACCGATGCCGATCGAAGCGACGGTTTCCTCGAGGTGATCGCGCGCGAGGTGGAGGCCGACCCCGGCAATCTGGCGCTGCGCGAGGACTTCATCACGCTGCTGCTGGAGCAGGACCCGGATCGCGCCGCCACCGAACTGACGGCGTTCGGGGCCCACGGCGGTGACCCGGCGCGGATCCGCTTGCTGCGCGCCCGGCTGATGGCGGCGCGGTTGCGCACCTCGAACCCGCCGCCCGCCGAGACCGTTCCGTCCCCGGCCGACGGGGACCGGCAGTACGGCGGCGCCGCTGTCGCAGCGTCGCTGTGGGACACCGAGCGCCCGGCGGTGACCCTGTCCGACGTCGCGGGTCTCGCCGACGTCAAGCGGCACCTGGACACCACGTTTCTCGCTCCGCTGCGCAATCCCGGGCTGGCGGCGGCGTTCGGGCAGAAGCCGGGCGGATCGCTGCTGATGTACGGCCCGCCCGGGTGCGGCAAGACGTTCATCGCCAGGGCGATCGCCGGCGATCTCGGCGCGTCCTTCATCCACGTGACCCTCGCGGACCTGCTCAGCAGGTGGATCGGTGAGAGCGAGAAGGCGATCCAAAGCGTGTTCCGCGACGCACGCGCGGCAGCGCCGTGCGTGATCTTCTTCGACGAGTTCGACGCGCTCGGCGGACGGCGCACCTCCGGTGGCGGCGGGTCTCACTCGATGCGGATGCTCGTCACCCAGCTGTTGGAAGAGCTCGACGGCGTGGACGGCGCGAACGACGGGGTCTACTTCCTGACCGCGACGAACCGGCCGTGGGACATCGACTCCGCGCTGCGCAGACCGGGCCGGATCGACAAGACGGTGCTGGTGCTGCCGCCGGACGCGGTCGCCAGGGCGGCGATCGTCCAGAGCACGCTGGCGGGCAAGCCCTCGGACGATGTCGATGTCGTGGCCGTCGCCGCGGCGACGGAGGGGTTCTCCGGTGCCGATCTCGGTCACTTGACGACCACCGTGCTGCAGCAGGCGATGGTCGAGTCGATGAGCAAGGGTGAGCTGACACCGGTCACCACCGCCGCGCTGCTGGCCGCGGCAGGTGGCATCATCCCATCCACGACGTCCTGGTTCGACCAGGTGGCGCCGGTGCTGGAGTACGGCGTCGACGACGGCACCTTCGATCAACTCCGGGCGTACCGGGTCAAGCGAGGAATGCGATGA
- a CDS encoding trypsin-like serine protease — MRTARLVTAVAMALAVITLPAIGTASAEPTAIAATPTDQLRPPDMGTRVVNGQRTTVRENPYIIAGLRAGGGGPQGQSCTASVVGKRKIITAAHCMIDVGGAKSYLYGDDDLNTPGDETFRTPVASYKVHPRYTGPNSWQTGYDVAVITTEADLPVPENQWAKVAGSGDAGLTAPGKSGTAVGYGKTSSGGGSGVLYKTTMPVNDANNCQVFNVRVNPDLMVCVGYDDGRTATCSGDSGGPFIVDGVIVGVVSWGASGCDRYSIMARLTSEMGDWARGEIGGTQPGDGKFGVSLSPAAGKVEPGKYISTSVVTKAGDSGPEKLELAATGLPDGATATFQPGSSVDSGDVAKLTVETAASTPKGTHRITVTAKGPSGTKSADYTLTVGDGGTTEGPKPTVSPGAGTVTPGSFVNATVTVAGGTGNSTLTATGLTFSPMFQPSSVAPGGTSRMSVAAPFQRGTYKITITATDSTGKTGTAEYSLTVQ, encoded by the coding sequence ATGAGAACAGCGCGTCTGGTCACCGCCGTCGCCATGGCACTGGCCGTGATCACTTTGCCCGCGATCGGGACGGCGAGCGCCGAACCCACCGCGATCGCCGCGACACCCACCGATCAGCTGCGGCCCCCGGACATGGGGACCAGGGTGGTCAACGGACAACGCACCACCGTACGGGAAAACCCTTACATCATCGCGGGTCTGCGAGCGGGCGGCGGCGGCCCGCAGGGACAGTCCTGCACCGCTTCCGTCGTCGGCAAACGCAAGATCATCACCGCGGCGCACTGCATGATCGACGTCGGCGGGGCGAAGAGCTACCTCTACGGCGACGACGACCTGAACACTCCGGGCGATGAAACCTTCCGCACCCCTGTCGCCTCCTACAAGGTGCATCCCCGCTACACCGGCCCGAACTCGTGGCAGACCGGCTACGACGTCGCGGTGATCACCACCGAGGCCGACCTGCCCGTCCCGGAGAACCAGTGGGCCAAGGTGGCCGGATCGGGTGATGCCGGGCTGACCGCACCGGGGAAGTCGGGCACCGCCGTCGGCTACGGAAAGACGTCGTCCGGAGGCGGTTCCGGCGTCCTGTACAAGACCACGATGCCGGTCAACGACGCGAACAACTGCCAGGTGTTCAACGTGCGGGTGAACCCCGACCTCATGGTGTGCGTCGGGTACGACGACGGACGCACCGCCACCTGCTCCGGCGACAGCGGCGGGCCGTTCATCGTGGACGGTGTGATCGTCGGCGTCGTTTCGTGGGGCGCGTCCGGATGCGACCGCTACAGCATCATGGCCCGGCTCACCAGCGAGATGGGCGACTGGGCGCGCGGCGAGATCGGCGGCACTCAGCCCGGTGACGGGAAATTCGGCGTCTCCCTCAGTCCGGCGGCGGGCAAGGTCGAACCCGGCAAGTACATCTCGACCTCCGTCGTGACCAAGGCAGGCGACTCGGGACCCGAAAAGCTCGAGCTGGCCGCGACCGGCCTGCCCGACGGCGCGACGGCCACGTTCCAGCCCGGTTCGTCCGTCGACTCCGGCGACGTCGCCAAACTCACCGTGGAGACCGCGGCGAGCACTCCGAAAGGCACGCACCGGATCACCGTCACGGCGAAAGGCCCGTCCGGCACCAAGTCCGCCGACTACACCCTGACCGTCGGCGACGGCGGCACCACGGAAGGACCGAAGCCGACCGTCTCGCCCGGCGCGGGAACGGTGACACCCGGCTCGTTCGTCAACGCGACCGTCACCGTCGCCGGAGGAACGGGCAACAGCACACTCACCGCGACGGGCCTGACGTTCAGCCCGATGTTCCAGCCCTCCAGCGTCGCCCCGGGCGGTACGTCGCGCATGTCCGTCGCCGCCCCGTTCCAGCGCGGCACCTACAAGATCACCATCACCGCCACCGACAGCACCGGCAAAACCGGTACGGCCGAATACAGCCTCACCGTCCAATGA